A genomic stretch from Thauera sp. GDN1 includes:
- a CDS encoding DUF3085 domain-containing protein: MTVRFKGTELRPVLAEAVANQCRVILVKDHGVYFLAECGERRPDGRQKTIAYAAGCNPDVDAFDDWWELARAEFGGDDFGEFFDPQEGVFARILRSEDDLDVSATVTHLSLQAVPLTPSGN; the protein is encoded by the coding sequence ATGACTGTTCGATTCAAAGGCACGGAGCTGCGGCCCGTGCTCGCCGAAGCGGTGGCGAATCAATGCCGCGTCATCCTGGTCAAGGATCACGGCGTGTACTTCCTGGCCGAGTGCGGCGAGCGCCGGCCCGATGGTCGCCAGAAGACCATCGCCTATGCCGCCGGTTGCAACCCGGATGTCGATGCCTTCGACGACTGGTGGGAACTGGCGCGTGCCGAGTTCGGTGGCGACGACTTCGGCGAGTTCTTCGATCCGCAGGAGGGCGTGTTTGCGCGCATCCTGCGCAGCGAGGACGACCTCGACGTGTCCGCCACCGTGACACACCTGTCGCTGCAGGCGGTTCCTCTCACGCCCAGCGGTAACTGA
- a CDS encoding STY4534 family ICE replication protein: MTTSTEKSYFDLHIAGLGYLNRIREVKPKKGDAFLACDIAALNGPSDDVSYVRFDTRVSGSEAQHLVRRCIQAVDAEKKVMIGFRMGDLWTDTFTYSKGKRAGEQGVSLKARLLFVSWIKVDGKLVYKAEPKPTETDERDPEVPVTSDAPAAQQASAPEPSEPVADAADDAADAPALAVAESF, encoded by the coding sequence ATGACCACTTCCACCGAAAAGTCCTACTTCGATCTGCACATCGCCGGCCTCGGGTATCTCAATCGCATCCGCGAAGTGAAGCCCAAGAAAGGCGATGCGTTCCTGGCCTGCGACATCGCAGCCCTGAACGGTCCCAGCGATGACGTCTCGTATGTGCGTTTCGACACGCGCGTATCGGGATCGGAAGCGCAGCACCTGGTGCGCCGCTGCATTCAGGCGGTCGACGCCGAGAAGAAGGTGATGATCGGCTTCCGCATGGGCGACCTGTGGACCGACACCTTCACCTACTCCAAGGGCAAGCGTGCCGGCGAGCAGGGGGTGAGCCTCAAGGCCCGCCTGCTGTTCGTCAGTTGGATCAAGGTCGACGGCAAGCTCGTCTACAAGGCCGAGCCCAAGCCGACCGAGACCGACGAGCGGGACCCGGAAGTCCCTGTGACGTCCGACGCGCCCGCTGCGCAGCAAGCCTCGGCACCGGAGCCTTCCGAGCCCGTCGCCGATGCTGCCGACGACGCAGCCGATGCCCCCGCATTGGCCGTTGCCGAGTCGTTCTGA
- a CDS encoding DUF3275 family protein, producing the protein MITIPGQLAIKTIHGRNGDFNVGRLATSIGEFVVKNAELDQYREGKYDGDFVIVEIRPSTYNANGRMVIEIRAHLGGMTLSNIDALSRDEARRLSPQEVDPIDEEAQAPAPATPPAKPKAKPRSPRDPLVDTTPFGSEPAPVSAAASAEAGDAALFGALWPLGETVKLDATVDRRVLRQQRDRLDKLGYEFAPLSQDWHLKAA; encoded by the coding sequence ATGATCACCATCCCCGGCCAACTGGCCATCAAGACCATCCACGGCAGGAACGGCGACTTCAACGTCGGCCGCCTGGCGACCTCGATCGGCGAGTTCGTCGTGAAGAACGCCGAACTCGATCAGTACCGCGAGGGCAAGTACGACGGTGATTTCGTCATCGTCGAGATTCGCCCCTCCACGTACAACGCCAACGGCCGCATGGTCATCGAGATCCGCGCCCATCTGGGCGGGATGACGCTGTCCAACATCGACGCCCTGAGCCGCGACGAAGCCCGCCGGCTGAGTCCGCAGGAAGTCGATCCAATCGACGAGGAAGCGCAGGCGCCCGCGCCGGCAACGCCCCCGGCCAAGCCGAAGGCGAAGCCGCGTAGTCCGCGCGATCCCTTGGTCGATACCACGCCGTTCGGCAGCGAACCGGCTCCCGTGTCCGCTGCGGCCTCGGCCGAGGCAGGCGACGCGGCGCTGTTCGGTGCCTTGTGGCCCCTGGGCGAGACCGTGAAGCTCGATGCGACCGTGGATCGTCGTGTGCTGCGTCAGCAGCGCGACCGTCTCGACAAGCTCGGCTACGAGTTCGCTCCGTTGTCCCAGGACTGGCACCTCAAAGCTGCCTGA
- a CDS encoding DUF6094 domain-containing protein has translation MALMFPRLARNFIRNGYFPTDEPTLERALSALAPSPGSMSILDPCAGEGVAIAEAAHALGREQVQAFAVEYDAERARHARQLVDRCIHGDLMDTLISRQSFGLLWLNPPYGDLSKDVNGNIGYQGQGRARLEKLFYQRALPLLQYSGVLVFIVPSYVLDAELVGWLTRHFADLRIYRAVETQFKQVVIFGRRVRQRDQASESAKVMRGLLLQIGQGDAEADELPLEWPFLPYTVPASPAEPEHFYRVTMEPEQFADEVGRLQGLWPALDTHLGAAQQSLRPPARALSHWHLALALAAGAISGVVKSRTGRVLVVKGDTHKEKTLQTEYTERDDGSVAETRILTDKFVPVIRAWDLTLGSPTWGEVLTIR, from the coding sequence ATGGCACTCATGTTTCCGCGCCTGGCGCGCAATTTCATTCGTAACGGCTACTTCCCCACCGACGAGCCGACGCTGGAGCGGGCCTTGTCCGCACTGGCGCCGTCTCCCGGCTCCATGTCCATCCTCGATCCCTGCGCCGGCGAAGGCGTGGCGATCGCCGAAGCCGCCCACGCCCTCGGGCGCGAGCAGGTCCAGGCCTTCGCCGTCGAGTACGACGCCGAGCGTGCCCGCCACGCGCGGCAACTGGTCGATCGCTGCATCCACGGTGACCTGATGGACACGCTGATCTCGCGCCAGTCCTTCGGGCTGCTGTGGCTGAACCCGCCGTATGGCGACCTGAGCAAGGACGTGAACGGCAACATCGGCTATCAGGGCCAGGGCCGTGCGCGGCTGGAAAAGCTGTTCTATCAGCGCGCGCTGCCGCTGCTGCAGTACAGCGGCGTGCTGGTCTTCATCGTGCCGTCCTACGTGCTCGACGCCGAACTGGTCGGATGGCTGACGCGCCATTTCGCCGACCTGCGCATCTACCGTGCGGTGGAAACGCAGTTCAAGCAGGTAGTGATCTTCGGCCGCCGGGTTCGCCAGCGCGACCAGGCGTCGGAGTCGGCCAAGGTCATGCGTGGTCTGCTGCTGCAGATCGGGCAAGGCGATGCCGAAGCCGATGAGCTGCCGCTCGAATGGCCGTTCCTGCCGTACACCGTCCCTGCCAGCCCGGCCGAGCCGGAGCACTTCTATCGCGTGACGATGGAGCCCGAGCAGTTCGCCGATGAAGTCGGCCGGCTGCAAGGACTCTGGCCGGCGCTCGATACGCACCTGGGCGCCGCGCAGCAGTCGCTGCGGCCACCGGCGCGGGCCTTGTCGCACTGGCATCTCGCCCTGGCCTTGGCCGCAGGCGCGATCTCCGGCGTGGTGAAGTCCAGGACCGGGCGCGTGCTCGTCGTCAAAGGTGATACCCACAAGGAGAAGACGCTCCAGACGGAGTACACCGAGCGCGACGACGGCTCCGTGGCCGAGACGCGCATCCTCACCGACAAGTTCGTGCCGGTCATTCGTGCATGGGACTTGACGCTGGGCTCGCCCACGTGGGGCGAAGTGCTGACCATCCGCTGA